The window AGGGCCAAAAAGTTATTAACAATTTTAGCCCAAAAATTGAAAAAAAATATCTTAAATTTTGTTAAATACTGTCCTAAGGATGGGGAGTATTATAATCTCTGCAAAATTCTTCAAATTCACTAGGGGAAAAGATATTTAAATCATAATTTGACATTAATTCAAAGTTTTAGTTTAAAGCAATATACAAAACTTTATAATTATTAACAATCTGTGTTGAGTGTTGAATATTTGATGTCGATAATATTGTGTTTTTGAAATTAAAAATAAACTACATATGAGTTTAGATAAATATATATACCCCCATTTACCCCAATACCTGTAAAGTTTGTAAAATAAGCCATAATAAAAAACTTTTAAATATGTATCGAAGGTGTATCTACTATATTGATTCAATACCCCCATCAAGTGTTTTTTTTATTATACCCCCTGCACGATATCTTTGTTTTTTGACGATTGTTTTTCTCGTAAAAGGTTTGATCTATGTTAATGTTTTTGGTTCGAAATGCTTGTAATACTTGTGTTTATCAGTTTTTTGACGTATATTTATACTACTTTTTTACACACTAGTTTCTGAAAGAAAACCTTGTTTCTATGTGTACAAGGTTTAATACAATAAATAAAAATGCCTAGAAGTATTGGCGTACTACTAGGCGAATCAATAAATTTTAAATCGTACTTAAAACTTATCAACATGACAAATTTAAGAAATTGTCTTGATACTGCCAGTATCTATTGTGGCACGTATGCCAAGTATAACAATGGAAGCCTTTACGGTAAATGGTTAAACCTTTCTGACTATTCTGATTTTAATGAATTACAGGAAGTAATGTATGAACTTCATTCTGATGAAGCCGACCCCGAATTTATGTTTCAGGACTATGAATGTCCGATTCTGGAAAAACTAGGATTATTGAGCGAGTGCCATATATCAAAAGATATATACAATGTACTTGAACAAATTAATGATTCAGGGCATGATGTAGAGGTTTACGAAGCGTGTTTGGATTGTTTAGGAAGAATGGACTTCCAAAGTCTATATGAATATGTAAACAATTTTTATTACGGCGAATTTTCGAGTGATGAAGATTTCGTACAATGGCTATATGAAGATGACACGTTTAACATTCCAAATTGGGTTGCCATTGATTGGGAAGCAACAGCACGGAGCATTATGTTTGATTATTTTGAAAGTAACGGACATTATTTTAAATCATAGTATATTTGTAATATTATAAACCCTTTGTATGTTTTAAAATTCAAATAGGTTTAATTAAGTTCAAACAGATTTAAAAAAGTACATTTCAAAAATTCGGGTACAATTTTGGGTACAAAAACAAAAAAGAGAAAATGTAATTATTTAAAATTCAATAATTTACAAATTCTCTTCAGCTTAAAAAGTGGAGTTGGAGGGATTCGAACCCTCGTCCAAACAAGCAATACATAAGCCTTCTACATGCTTATTCTACTATTGGTTTTCGACTGAAAGCAGAGAGCAGACACCCAACTTCCAGCTTATCTTCTGAAATTTTCGTGTTTTAGCCAAAGCATCTAAAACCTTATTTCCGCATTCCTATACCCCAGGATCAAACGCCGCAGAACAGAGCATTTGTGGAGTATCTTGCTTCCTTACTATCTTCAGGAAAACGCTTGATCTACTATACTTCGATATTAAGCTGCAAGAGCGAACTCTTCGTTGCCAGTTAAAATTTTGTAGCAAGGGATTAAAGAGATCGCGCTACGGTTCTCTGCATGCTTACTTACCCATTGATCTTGCTGTCGAAACCAGTCAACCCCGTAAATAAAAGTGAATGCAAAGATAGAGCTTTTTGTTTAAAAAAACTTAATATGCTTATTGCTTTTTTTGAATCAAAGTCATAGCCTGTATGTATCCGGTATTATTTTGACCTGAAACTTTTCAGAATATTGAATGGTTCACTTCTTCCTGTTCCTGTATTTGAGTCAACCTGCCTGTATACAAGATTTCCTCCTGTTATTTCGAATATAAGATCGTCTCCGTTTTGTACATCAAAAGTCAGTTTATTAGTGCCGGATCCTGTAAGGGTAAGATTGTTTACGTTGTTATTGCCAAAATCGTGTCCTTTGGCGCCTATAATAAACCCGCTTCCTCTGGACCACGTTACGGTCGCATATTTACTTACTCCAACTCCGTTTTGACCCTGGAAAAAAGGGGTGTATACAGTAAATCCTAGAATGCTGCCTGAATTTACAGTACAGAGAATTTTATTGGTTGCACCGCTGGTAGTATAAGAGCCGTCAAAAGTTATAGCATTGTCATTGGATCTGATATCGGTTTGAGTAAATACATTCCCGCTGTCATCAGCAGCCAAAGGTGAGAAAATATTATAGTTAATATCTGCGTTTTGTCGTCCGTTTGTGGTGCTTATTGTATTTATTTTTAAAGCAGACTTTGTGGTTGAACCCGGATCAATATTCAATTGTGAACCGGGTGAGGCTGAATTGATGCCTATATTGCCGTTACTCAAAACTGTTATTTTTTCATTTAAATTTGAATTCGAAATCTTTAAAGCCTTAGTGGAGCCGGAATTATCTTTCGATACAATGTCAAATTTGGCAACAGGCTGGTCCGTATTGATGCCGAAATTTCCTGTCTGCGCAAAAATAAAGCCGCCGGGGAACATCAGCATTCCCAAAAAAATAGTTTTCATGCTGTTATCTGGATTTAAAGCTGTAATAAACATTAAATGGTGCAGAAGTGGCGCCGGTTCCTCCGATACTGTAATTAAGAGATCCCATATTAACCCCTGCGCCAACACTTCCCGTTAAACTTACTGAAAATACCAGATCCGCACCATTGGCAAAATCAAATGTCAGGGTATTGGTTCCCGCTCCATTGACTGTCATTGGGTTTATTGTAGCTGAGGAGCTGTCATACCCATAATTTGATACAACAAATCCTGCATTACGGGTCCATGTAATGTCAGCATATAAAACATCACCGGTTCCCAGATTGAAATCAGGGGTTAGTATTTGAAAATGGATAATATTTCCACCTGATAGATTGGTTAAACTAGTGCTTGCTGTTGTGGCGGTATAGCTTCCGTCAAATGTGGAGGCAGATGTGTTGGTTGTTTTTATGTCGAACTGCTTAAAAACATTGCCGTTATTGTCAACAACCAAATTGCTGAATTGATTGTAATTTACGCCGGACAATATGCTTTTATCCTTTGTGTTGCTTAGATTATTGAGTTTTAAAACAGATTTGCTAACTGCTCCCGAATTCACATTCAGCTGTGCTGTATTGGCGGTGGAAGTTGGACTGTTGACGCCTACATTGCCGTCATTCTGAACAGTTAAGATCTCCGTGGGCGTGGAATTGGAAATCCTGAGCGCTTTGGTGGCGGAATTAGTATTTGATGAAATAATATCCAGAGTAGCGCTTGGAGAATTGTTGTTGATTCCTACATTCTGAGAAAATAAGAGTGAAGGAAAAGCTATAAAAAGAATCTTTTTCATTCTGGTAAATTGTTGATCCATCAAAATTAAGATTGATATCCAGGCCTTAAATCAACTTTAATGTCAACTTTAAATGAGTTTTTAAATTTAGTTAGTGTTTATGTAATTTTTTGATTTTTAATAGGTTGGATAAATAAAATTCAAAAAAGCCTTATGAACTTAGATGAAAAGGGTCCCCTCAATGTGTAAGGGCGTAAAATTGAACTGCAAATATTGCATAATCATCAACTAAAGTGTACTCCTTCTTAATAATCTGTTATGGTATTTTGGAACGCTTTTTACATTCATATGAAACCGTAATTATCAAAAAAATAACTTCTCATTCTAAGTTTAATGATAACCTATCCGGAATTTATTGGCTCTAAATTATTTAAAAGAATTATTTAAAAAAAAGTAATGGGGTTTTTAATTATTTTGTATTGATTTTCTTGAATAATATTGATTTTTATTATTGGATGGTACTTATGATTGTTATTTTTGTAATTGCATGGTAGGACATAATAACCTCAAAATTATTTTTTAATGATTATAATTTGCCAATCAATGAAAAATTATTAACTTTGCAATCCAAAATGAGATGTAAAATATGTTAATAATTCCAGTAAAAGATGGTGAATCCATCGACAGAGCTTTAAAAAAATATAAAAGAAAATTTGATAAAACGGGTACAGTTCGTCAATTAAGAGCTAGACAGCAGTTTATTAAGCCTTCTGTAACTTTAAGACAAGCTAGACTAAAGGCCGCTTACAAACAAAGAGGACTTAGCAAGGAAGAGCAGGCTTAAGATTTTTCTTAACCACATACTAAATTCACTTCTTAAATACGTATATTTGAGAGGTGAATTTTTGTTTTTATACCTTAGTGATGTTAGATAAGTATTTAGAATATTTACAGTTCGAAAAGAGGTATTCACCTCACACGATTACAAGTTACAGAAAAGATCTTGAAGACTTTTCCCGTTTCTGCCTTAAAACAGAAGCTTCCGAAGATATTTCCAAAGCTGATAAAAAAGTAATCAGGAACTTTATTGTTGAATTGAGTGAAAACCATATTTCAAAAAGAAGCATCAACAGGAAATTATCGTCACTCCGTAGTTTTTATTTATTTCTTTTAAAAATAGGAGAGATCAAAGTTTCCCCTGCAGAAAGTGTATCTTCCCTTAAGTTTTACGCTGAAAAACAGATACCTGTCTCGCAGGAAGAAATGCAGATGCTTAATGATCGTGTCCTGGAAAACACTCATGATATTCTTGAAAGATGTATCGTTGAAGTATTATATCAGACGGGGATGCGTAAAGCTGAGCTTTGTGGCCTGATGTTTGACGATGTTAATATAGACGGAAACGAACTCAAAGTAATAGGAAAAGGAAATAAAGAACGTTTCATTCCTGTTTCTGCGGACCTCTCGGACTTGTTAAGAAGTTATTTGGAGATAAGGAAACCCCACCATGAACATATATCATATTTTTTCGTCAATAAAAAGGGTAAAAAACTCAATGAAAAATTTGTTTATGTGGTAGTTAATAAGTACCTTAGTCTTGTAACAACGAAAGAAAAAAGAAGTCCTCACATCCTTCGTCATAGCTTTGCTACACACGTTTTGGATAATGGGGCGGAGATCTCCAAAGTAAAAAAAATATTAGGGCATTCCAGTCTTGCCAGTACTCAAGTCTATACGAATGCCAATATTGAACAATTGAAAAAAGTGTTTAATCAGGCTCACCCTCGAGCATCTAAAAAAGAAGAATTATGAAGATCACAGTTCAATCAATTGGTTTAACTCCACACGAACCATTAGAATCACACATTGACAAAAAAGTAAGTAAACTGGAAACCTTTTATGATAAAATTCATGAGTGTAAGGTGTTCTTAAAAGTTGAAAATAACTCGGATAAAAGTAACAAGACTGCTGAACTTATTTTAGCTGTTCCAGGCGATGATATCGTAGTGAAAAAGACATCTGAAAGTTTTGAAGAAAGTTTAGATCTGTGTGTTGATACTGCTAAAAAGCTATTAATCAAGAAAAAAGAAATGGCATAGTAAAAAAAGTTAAAAAAAATTATAGAAAAGTTTGAGAATTCAAAAAATCCGTTCTATATTTGCACTCGCAAAAAGGGAACAGCGATCTTTTGAATTCTTTTTTTATTTGCCTCCATAGCTCAGTTGGCCAGAGCACGTGATTTGTAATCTCGGGGTCGTGGGTTCGAATCCCTCTGGAGGCTCTTTTAATATAAACATGAGGGGAGATTCCAGAGTGGCTAAATGGGACTGACTGTAACTCAGTTGCTTCGGCTTCGTAGGTTCGAATCCTGCTCTCCCCACATTTTATATTAGATAAAAATTTGTGTATCTAAAGGATTTTTCCTAAGTTTGCACAGCGTTACCAATAATTTTGGAAACAAAATTGCGGAAGTAGCTCAGTTGGTAGAGCGTCAGCCTTCCAAGCTGAATGTCGCGGGTTCGACCCCCGTCTTCCGCTCAAAAAGTATCACTCTGTTAGAGGGTGATTTTTTTTTCACTGCTGAAGAGCATAGAGTAGATTCTCTCTAAAGCCTTCAGTCTACATTTTAAAATTGCCTCCATAGCTCAGTTGGCCAGAGCACGTGATTTGTAATCTCGGGGTCGTGGGTTCGAATCCCTCTGGAGGCTCAATTTTAATATAAACATGAGGGGAGATTCCAGAGTGGCTAAATGGGACTGACTGTAACTCAGTTGCTTCGGCTTCGTAGGTTCGAATCCTGCTCTCCCCACATTTTATATTATAAAAAATCTTGCAGATTTAAAAGGATTTTCCTAAGTTTGCACAGCGTTTACCAATAATTTTGGAAACAAAATTGCGGAAGTAGCTCAGTTGGTAGAGCGTCAGCCTTCCAAGCTGAATGTCGCGGGTTCGACCCCCGTCTTCCGCTCAAAGAAAATCACGCTAATTAGTGTGATTTTTTTGGTTCAATGCCGACTTAGCTCAGCGGTAGAGTGCTTCCTTGGTAAGGAAGAGGTCACGGGTTCAAGTCCCGTAGTTGGCTCTCCAGATTTCCCGGATTCTTTTCGGGATTTTTTTTTGCCCTGAAATCAAAATTAAATTTTTTGATATTATAATACTAATGCATTAGACTTACATTAATCATTGTTGCTGCATATAGAACCAAATAGTAGATTAATACGCTTACTTAGTCAAATCAATCTTTGATTGATTATTTCTTTGCATCCTCAATGTAAATTATTACAATTAAATTTTGCGTCAAAAAACTCACAAGAAAGATCATAATAAGTAGGTTGATAAAAAATATATATCCCTTTTTTAATGTAAAAATTTAGCTTAAAATTTGATTAAATCTGGTTATCTACATCCAATAGATGGCGTAGGAACATGAAAATTTTGTTAAATTCGTATAAAATAAGATTTTAATGAATATTCTTTTATTGGAAGACGACCTTATTCTTTCCGCGGAACTCTGCAGATTCCTGGAATCAAACAGTTTTACCTGTGATAAAATCTATGACGGTGAAACCTTTCTCCGCCAGATTAAGAACAATACCTATGATCTGTATCTGCTTGATATCAATGTTCCCAAAATAAACGGACTCGATGTCTGCCAGACCATACGCTCTTTCGATAAAAATACACCCATCATCATCATCTCGGCTTACGGGGATATTTCTGATAAGAAAGATGCATTCACACGACTTGCTGATGATTACCTGGTAAAACCTTTTCAGTTTGAAGAGCTATTGCTAAGGATGAATTCATTATTGAGACGAAAAGCTCCTTCTGATACTACAGATCAGGATATCATAAGGGTAGACGATCTTATTATTAACAAAACTGAACAGAAGGTGTACCGGGCAGGCAATGAGATAGCGCTTACCCTTAAAGAATTTCAACTGTTGGTTTACCTTGCCGAAGCACAGGGCAGAACTGTTTCCAAACAACAGATTACAGAGCATGTGTGGGAGCATAATTTTAACACGAATACCAATACAGTAGAAGTTTACATCAATTTTTTGAGAAAAAAGATAGATAAAGACTTTAAACTTAAACTGATCCATACCCGTTCCGGTTTCGGATATTACCTAAGCCCATTGTAGATGTCTTTAAAAAGAAAGATAGCATTAACCATCAGTATCGCTTTTTCCCTGCTTTTTGCAATGGTGATGGCGGTGATCTATCTGTCTTTTAATGATTTCAGAAGAGATGAATTCAAAGAAAGATTCAGGCAGCGGCTTGAATTTACATCACATTTTATTTCAAAGTCCAGAAATTTTGAAGAAGAAGCACCCATCTTTTTTAATGAAAATTCAGACAATATCCTGCTTAACGAAACGATTTTAATTTTTAACAGTGATAAAGAACTTGTCTACAGTACAATCAAAGACAGGAATGTAACCTGGGACAATTCTCTTCTTAAAGAACTTGACGAAAAGAAAATTATTTACACGGAAAAAACGGTTCCTGAAATCTATGCAGCGCTTCGTAACATCAATGGGGAAAATTATTACATTCTTACCAGCGCTTTCGACACCAACGGGAAATCCAAGCTGGAATATCTTAAATACCTTTTGATCACAGCCTATGTAATGAGTACTCTTCTGATCGGATTTTTCAGTTACTACTTCATGGGGCAGTTTCTGCGTCCGCTGGAAGACCTGAATAAGGAAATTTCAGAAGTTACCGCCCATAAACTTACCACGCAGATTCCGGTTCAGGAGTCTAATGATGAAATCAACGTTCTTGCCAAATCCTTTAATACAATGATTGCAAGACTCGATGATGTTTTTCAGTCGCAGAAAGACTTTACGGCCAGTGCATCGCATGAGATCCGGACTCCTATTACGAGAATGGCGTTTCAGCTGGAAAACCTGATCAAGTTCGGAGAACATTCCCCGGAAACACTGGCTTCTTTAAAACAGATCCAGAGAGATGTTTACCAGCTTTCCGATCTCACCAATTCTCTTTTGCTGCTTACAAAATTCGATAAAGAAAATATACAGAGTATTTATGAAGAAGTGAGAATTGATGAAGTTATATTTGAGGCCTTTGAAGCTGTAGAAAAAAGCTACCCGGCTTTGAAGCTTGATTTCCTGATCTCTGAAGATACATCGGAAAATGGCCTTTTGACGATAAGTGGTGTTCAGTCTTTGCTGGTTATTGTCTTTATTAATCTTTTTAAAAATGCAGCTGTGTATTCTGACGATGCAGAAGTAGATGTTTTAATAACGGAAACAAACGATAAACTTACGGTTGACGTTACTTCCCGCGGAAATACTATTCCTGAAGAAGAACAAACCAAATTATTTGAAGCATTTATGAGAGGCAATAATTCTCAGAATATTTCAGGCTCGGGCCTCGGGCTTAGAATTGCCAAGAGAATTCTGGAATATCACAATGCAGAAATCAGATATTCTTCTCCTGCAGACCATACCAATAATTTCAGCATCATATTTAATAAACAGTTTTAATCATATCTGAGACTTTAATATTCTTAATTGTTTATTTTCAGTCTAATGATTTAATAATGGTAAATTTTTAATTGAATTTATAATAAACATAGTATTTATCAATGTTATTGATCTGAATTTAATTTTTTTTTAAGGCTTCTTTAAGGCCATTTTAATCGTATAAGGGCAATTTTGTATCATAAAAAAGATAGAATGAACAAAATTGCAGGGCTGTTTATTGCCATTTCCTCATTCATGGCAGCGCAACAGCAAATGTCGCTTCTGGACTGTGAAGAGGCTTTTCAGAAAAACAATCTCCAGCTTCTTGCAGAACAGTACAACATCAATATGGCCGATGCAGATATCCTGCAGGCCAGGATTTGGGAACTTCCACAGCTGAGCGGGCAGATCAATGCATATAATCCTGAAGGTAAAAAAGCCTTTGATATAGGCCATGCCAAAGGAGCAGAGATCACCCAGCTGATCTATATGGGCGGGAAAAAGAAAAATGAGATTGCCTTTGCAAAATCAAATAAAGAACTGGCCCAGCTTCAGTTTTCACAGCTTCTGGTGGATCTCAGAGCCCGGCTTCGGTCTACCTATTTCAATTTGTATTACGAAAAACAAAAACTGGATAACACCAATAAACAGTTGGGTTACATGAATGACCTTTTAAATGCTTACCGTGTACAGTCAGCAAAGGGAAATGTTTCTTTGAAAGATGAAGTGAGATTACAGAGCCTTGTTATTCAGCTCAACAATGATAAACTGGGGATCAATAAAAACATCCTTGAATTTGAACAGAATCTGAAAGTACTTACCGGAATCTCAGATGATATAGATCCGCAGCTTTCTGATGCAGACGCAAAAGAGATTCTTGCCGCCCAACCATTCGGAGATGAAAATGAGCTGAAAAGAAAAGCGCTGGAAAATAACTCCGACTATCAGTATTTCCTAAAACTGATTGATAACAGCAAATTATATGCACAGTGGCAGAAATCCCTGAATATTCCGGATCTTAACGTAGGTGCCGGATGGGATCAGAACGGGGGAACATTTAAAAATGAAGTCAATCTTATGGTAGGTATCCCGCTGCCTTTATGGAAATCCAACCAGGGAAATGTTGAAAAAGCAAATTATGCCATCCAGCAGAACCAGAAAAATGCAGATTACCAGAAGCTGAATCTTGAAACCAAAGTTCAGGCTGCCTACAAAACCTGGAAAAGTCAGTACGACCAGCTTGCAGATATTAAAACGACAGACCTCAATAATATGGAGCTGGTTTATGACGGGATGCTGAAAAATTTCAGAAAAGGAAACATCAACCTTATAGAATTTACGGATTTCATGGACAGCTACCGGGAAACAGCACTTCAGATCTATGATATGAAAAACGACATCATGCAGTCTGCAGAACAACTTAACCAACTCATACAAACGAAAATCTTCTATTAAGCAATGAAAAAATATATAATACCTGTACTGATAGTCCTGTCTTTATTATCATGTGCAAAAAAAGAGGAAGAAAAAGCACCGCAGGCAAAAAAAGGATTTGAGCTGAGTAATACAATGCTGAATTCCATCTCACTGGCTAAAGCTGAAAGAAAAAATGTAGAAGACCAATACAGCTTTTACGGAAAAATATCTGCCGATAAAAACAGCTACATTGATGTTTATCCTTTGGTAGGCGGAAATGTATTAAGTGTAAATGCCGAGCTGGGAGATTATGTGAAAAAAGGGCAGGTGCTGGCAACCATCAGAAGTACCGAGCTGGCCGAAGTTCAGAAAGATGTAAGTGATGCAAAGACCGATCTTGTTGTTGCTCAGAATAATCTTCGCGTAGCCAAAGAAATGTACGAAGGAAAGCTGAATACCGAAAGAGAAGTACTTGAAGCTAAAAGCGTTCTTCAGAAAGCACAGGACCAGATGCAGAGAGCTGCTGCCGTAAGTACGGTGTATAATGTGAAGAAAGGAAATATTTACAGTGTTGTAGCGCCCATCAGCGGATATATTGTTCAGAAAAATATTAATAAAGATATGCAGCTGAGAAGTGACAGAAGCGAAAATATCTTTGACGTAGCCAATACAACCAACGTCTGGGCAATCATGAACGTGAATGAATCAGATATAGATAAGATAAATCTCGGAATGAGAGCCCAGGTTTCCACATTATCCTATCCGGATAAAGTTTTTGACGGAAGAATAGACAAAATATTCAAGATCATTGATCCGGAAACCAACGCCATGCAGGCAAGAGTAGTACTGGACAATGCAAACGGCCTGCTGATCCCGGAAAGCAAAGCAACCATCAAAGTATCCAGCTCTGAGAACAGTACAGCACTGACGGTTCCTTCAAAAGCCGTAATTTTTGATGATAACAGAAGTTTTGTAGTAGTCTTTAAATCAAGAACAGATATAAAAATTAAAGAAATAAAAATACTGAAACAGGTAGGTGATGTTACTTACGTTTCCGAAGGTTTGTCCGAAGGGGAACAGGTGATCACAAACAACCAGCTGCTGATTTACCGCTCATTGAACAGTTAAATTTTATATTAAACCATTAAGAGTTCAATTAAGAATTAAGTTGAATTAAGGAAATCCAAAGTTAGTGTAATCACTCAGCTTCATTAAAATTCGCCTGTGAATTACTTAATACTCTAAATCCCTTAAGTCTGCTTAATGGGTCAAAATTTTTTCCAGGTTCAATATTCAAAACAGAAGAATCAAAAATTCTTTCAACGGCTTTTTTAGGTCATCAATTTAATCATCATGAATAAATTCATTAAAAATATAATTGCTTTCTCGTTAAAAAATAAAGCATTTACCTTTATCTGGGTAGCTATTTTAGCCATTGCAGGATTTATAAGCTTCAAAAATATGCCCATTGAAGCCTTTCCGGATGTTACCAATACCCAGATAGTTATTATAACCCAATGGAATGGGCGTAGCGCAGAAGAAGTGGAACGTTTTGTGACTACCCCCATCGAATTGGCCATGAGCCCGGTTCAGAAGAAAACCAGCGTGAGAAGTACCACCATGTTTGGTCTCTCCATTGTTAAGATTCTTTTCGACGATGGGGTGGATGATACTTTTGCCAGAAATCAGGTCAATAACCAATTAAGAACCGTAAGCCTTCCTGATGAGGTGGATCCGGAAGTTCAGCCACCCTACGGGCCTACAGGCGAAATTTTCAGGTATACCCTGGAAAGTAAAACAAAAAATTCAAGAGAGTTGCTGACTCTTCAGAACTGGGTAATAGACCGTGCATTGAGAGGAGTTCCGGGAGTAGCGGATATCAATGTTTTCGGAGGCCAGGATAAAGTTTTCGAATTAAGCATTGATCCGAGAGCCCTGGATAAATATAATCTTACGCCGCTTCAGGTATATGATGCCGTTACCAAAAGTAATTTAAATGTCGGCGGTGATGTGATCGAGAAAAACGGACAGGCCTATGTAGTTAGAGGAATCGGGTTGGTGAAATCCGTAGCAGATATCGGCAATATTACCATTCAGAATGATAACGGAAACCCGGTGCTGGTGAAAAATGTGGCAGATGTCCACGAAAGTTCCATGCCCAGAGTAGGACAGGCCGGTCTTAATCATCATGAAGATACAGTAGAAGGAATCGTTGTGATGAGAAAAGGCGAGAATCCGAGAGAAGTTCTGGTTGGGGTAAAAGCCAAAATCAAGGAACTTAACGAAAAAGTTCTTCCAAAAGACGTTAAAATGGTAACATTTTATGACCGTGATAACCTGATGGATTTTACGACACATACTGTCATGCATAACCTTATTGAGGGAATTGTTCTGGTTACGGTGATCGTTCTGATCTTTATGGCAGATTGGAGAACTACCCTTATCGTTTCCATTATTATTCCGCTCTCACTGTTGTTTGCATTCTTATGTTTAAAGCTGGCCGGAATGAGTGCCAACCTGCTTTCTTTGGGAGCGGTAGATTTCGGAATTATTATAGACGGAGCCGTCGTCATGGTAGAAGGCCTCTTTGTTATGCTCGATCATAAAGCACTGAAATATGGAACAGAAAAATTCAATAAGCTGTCAAAAGGAGGATGGATCAAGCAGACGGGAACAGGTTTGGGGAAAGCTATTTTCTTTTCAAAATTAATTATCATCACCTCACTGATTCCTATTTTCTCATTTCAGAAAGTGGAAGGAAAGATGTTCTCACCCTTGGCGTTTACTTTAGGCTTCGCTCTTGTGGGGGCATTGATATTCACATTGACGCTGGTTCCCGTTCTTTCACATATTCTTTTGAATAAAAATGTAAAAGAAAAAAACAATCCCTTTGTGAATTTCTGGGACAGAATTGTTCTGAAAGGCTTCAACTATACTTTTAAACATAAAAGAATGAGTTTAATTGTTGCCGTTTCCTTTATGGTAGT of the Chryseobacterium shigense genome contains:
- a CDS encoding antirestriction protein ArdA, whose product is MTNLRNCLDTASIYCGTYAKYNNGSLYGKWLNLSDYSDFNELQEVMYELHSDEADPEFMFQDYECPILEKLGLLSECHISKDIYNVLEQINDSGHDVEVYEACLDCLGRMDFQSLYEYVNNFYYGEFSSDEDFVQWLYEDDTFNIPNWVAIDWEATARSIMFDYFESNGHYFKS
- the rpsU gene encoding 30S ribosomal protein S21 — encoded protein: MLIIPVKDGESIDRALKKYKRKFDKTGTVRQLRARQQFIKPSVTLRQARLKAAYKQRGLSKEEQA
- a CDS encoding tyrosine-type recombinase/integrase, with the translated sequence MLDKYLEYLQFEKRYSPHTITSYRKDLEDFSRFCLKTEASEDISKADKKVIRNFIVELSENHISKRSINRKLSSLRSFYLFLLKIGEIKVSPAESVSSLKFYAEKQIPVSQEEMQMLNDRVLENTHDILERCIVEVLYQTGMRKAELCGLMFDDVNIDGNELKVIGKGNKERFIPVSADLSDLLRSYLEIRKPHHEHISYFFVNKKGKKLNEKFVYVVVNKYLSLVTTKEKRSPHILRHSFATHVLDNGAEISKVKKILGHSSLASTQVYTNANIEQLKKVFNQAHPRASKKEEL
- a CDS encoding HPF/RaiA family ribosome-associated protein, producing the protein MKITVQSIGLTPHEPLESHIDKKVSKLETFYDKIHECKVFLKVENNSDKSNKTAELILAVPGDDIVVKKTSESFEESLDLCVDTAKKLLIKKKEMA
- a CDS encoding response regulator transcription factor; its protein translation is MNILLLEDDLILSAELCRFLESNSFTCDKIYDGETFLRQIKNNTYDLYLLDINVPKINGLDVCQTIRSFDKNTPIIIISAYGDISDKKDAFTRLADDYLVKPFQFEELLLRMNSLLRRKAPSDTTDQDIIRVDDLIINKTEQKVYRAGNEIALTLKEFQLLVYLAEAQGRTVSKQQITEHVWEHNFNTNTNTVEVYINFLRKKIDKDFKLKLIHTRSGFGYYLSPL
- a CDS encoding ATP-binding protein; translation: MSLKRKIALTISIAFSLLFAMVMAVIYLSFNDFRRDEFKERFRQRLEFTSHFISKSRNFEEEAPIFFNENSDNILLNETILIFNSDKELVYSTIKDRNVTWDNSLLKELDEKKIIYTEKTVPEIYAALRNINGENYYILTSAFDTNGKSKLEYLKYLLITAYVMSTLLIGFFSYYFMGQFLRPLEDLNKEISEVTAHKLTTQIPVQESNDEINVLAKSFNTMIARLDDVFQSQKDFTASASHEIRTPITRMAFQLENLIKFGEHSPETLASLKQIQRDVYQLSDLTNSLLLLTKFDKENIQSIYEEVRIDEVIFEAFEAVEKSYPALKLDFLISEDTSENGLLTISGVQSLLVIVFINLFKNAAVYSDDAEVDVLITETNDKLTVDVTSRGNTIPEEEQTKLFEAFMRGNNSQNISGSGLGLRIAKRILEYHNAEIRYSSPADHTNNFSIIFNKQF
- a CDS encoding TolC family protein, giving the protein MNKIAGLFIAISSFMAAQQQMSLLDCEEAFQKNNLQLLAEQYNINMADADILQARIWELPQLSGQINAYNPEGKKAFDIGHAKGAEITQLIYMGGKKKNEIAFAKSNKELAQLQFSQLLVDLRARLRSTYFNLYYEKQKLDNTNKQLGYMNDLLNAYRVQSAKGNVSLKDEVRLQSLVIQLNNDKLGINKNILEFEQNLKVLTGISDDIDPQLSDADAKEILAAQPFGDENELKRKALENNSDYQYFLKLIDNSKLYAQWQKSLNIPDLNVGAGWDQNGGTFKNEVNLMVGIPLPLWKSNQGNVEKANYAIQQNQKNADYQKLNLETKVQAAYKTWKSQYDQLADIKTTDLNNMELVYDGMLKNFRKGNINLIEFTDFMDSYRETALQIYDMKNDIMQSAEQLNQLIQTKIFY
- a CDS encoding efflux RND transporter periplasmic adaptor subunit; the protein is MKKYIIPVLIVLSLLSCAKKEEEKAPQAKKGFELSNTMLNSISLAKAERKNVEDQYSFYGKISADKNSYIDVYPLVGGNVLSVNAELGDYVKKGQVLATIRSTELAEVQKDVSDAKTDLVVAQNNLRVAKEMYEGKLNTEREVLEAKSVLQKAQDQMQRAAAVSTVYNVKKGNIYSVVAPISGYIVQKNINKDMQLRSDRSENIFDVANTTNVWAIMNVNESDIDKINLGMRAQVSTLSYPDKVFDGRIDKIFKIIDPETNAMQARVVLDNANGLLIPESKATIKVSSSENSTALTVPSKAVIFDDNRSFVVVFKSRTDIKIKEIKILKQVGDVTYVSEGLSEGEQVITNNQLLIYRSLNS